The genomic region cctcgcgagggtccaagcctcgcaaggcggacgacgcaagacctcctcgggagtagcctagccaggaaggctcacgaggagcggagatatcaaggcggggcaaacctcacgaggccctcgtgacgtgagccatgatgcacgacaccaggcgggcgccagcgcgcacagcgtccttgtttcctctttggtgctaaggaggcaagcgcaggcgaggagtaccgaggcatcaggcaaaggttgccatttcggtgcaacaagaccaaggccagaaGGACGGCaatacggaggtcatcgtggagcccaagacagcgtcaccaccagagctttgtgcaggcgaagaccacttttgtcaggatagcttgtactagttgtccgcCTTCGAATTTGCCCGCAggtgttggctcccttcccgctcgatatttgggaagaggatcagggcctatataagtagagctagccaccacagtagaaagaggAGGATCATATCTGATCATATCTCATCTTAGCTTGGCTCAACCCGagcgagagcctactcacaagaacacctcagcctcaggaggctcttcttcctctgtactgttcaacatcagccctagaggcaatccaccaccaccacactggagtagggtattacaccacaacggtggcccgaaccagtataaatcttgtgtctttctgtgttgtgagttcgttgagttcgtccgcgagatcttagcgagctagggcgtagatcggtgggaggaaaggacttcgcgcgcaccccagtgttcgaaccttaagggtttaccggaaccccacatccgacaataaTGTATAATAAAGTTAAGAAAAGActtaattactttcaatgaataatctgatcataaacccacaattcattggatcccaaaacacacaccacaaaagaagattacattggatagaactccaagaagtaggagaacatggtattgaatatcaaagagagagagagagagaaccatctagctactagatatggacccataggtctgtggtaaactactcacgcttcatcgcaaggcagcaaggatgatgtagaagccctccgtgatcgatcccccatccgacagagtaccgaaaaaggcctccagatgggattgcGGAAGAACAAAATCTTACGGTGGCGGAAAaggtgtttcgggtggctctctgttggtgggaatatttgggaatttatagagttggaattaggtcaaatggagctacaaggggcccacaagctcggggggcgcctacccccccccagggCGTGCCTGGTGAGCTCGTGGCCCTCTCGGATATCTTTTGGCCTCCTTGCGAAGCTTCTAGGGTCCTTTCTAGTCCAGAAAAATCATAGTaagttttatcgtgtttggacttcgtttggtactgatttcctgaaaagccaaaataagcaaaaaaaaataggaactgacactgggcactgggttaatagattagcccccaaaaatgatataaatagcatataaatgcatataaagcatccaagattgataatataataacagaaacaatcaaaaattatagatatgttggagatgtatgaCGTGTCAGGGGATGAAAGGGAGAAATAAATGATCCTAAGTCAGCCATATACTTCTGCATGCACACTTTAACGCTATCATCTTTTGTTTCCTTGTAATTATGTAGAGTACTCCCACCATTCCTATTAGGCCGCACATAACTTTGGACATCGATACTAAGGAGTTAACAAGCAGTGTGGTGGGTGATTTTTAGACGATATTACCCCTTTCTAGGTCATAGCACAGTGCACATGTGTGTACCCATATGATTTAATTCCAATGCATGCCACTACCGTAATCCCGCTCAACACTTCACCATCCTTGTGTTCCTTCTCTCTGTGCAACACGTGCCTGTAGTTTGTCCGAGCGTGTTAAGGTGGACGAAAGGGAGAAAAATAAACGATCCCAGGCCCGCCATATACTTCAGCAGGCACACGTTTAAAACTACTCTCTCTTGTTTCCTTGTCATTAATGTTGGAATACTCCCACCGTCTCTAATTAGGTTGTACATAACGTTAGACATTGATACCAACGAGCAAACGAGAGGGGCAGTGACCTATTTTTTAGATGATCTTACCCTTCTTCAGGTCCCTACATGACGCACGTGCGTGTCGAACCATAGGATTTATTTCCCATGCATGTCGCCTCCGTAATCCCACTCGAGGATTCACCATTCTCGTTTCCTTCTCTCCATGCAACACGTGCATCTAGTTTTCCCGAACACACCAAAACGGACGAAAGGGAGAAACAAATGATCCTAGGCCCACCATATACTTTAGCCGACACACCTTTAAATTGTCCTCTTCTGTTTCCTTGTCGTTAATGTAGGAGTACTCCCACTGTTCCTATTAGGCCGCACCTAACTTTGGACGTCGGTACTAAGGAGCGGACAAGAGAGGTGGTGGACGGTTTTTTAGACGATCTTACCCTCTTCAAGTCGCTACACGACACACATGTGTGTACCCATAGGATATAATTCCAATGCTCGCCACCGCCGTAATCCTGCTCGACGCTTCACCTTCCTCGTTTCCTTCTCTCTGTGCAACACGTTCGTGTAGTTTTCCCGAGCGAGCCAAGTTGGATGATAGGGAGAAATAAAGTTTATGGAGGGGTACCATATACTTCAGCAGatacccatatacttcatcaggcACCCATTCAAAACTATTgtgtactcccaccgttcctaattTGGCCGCATATAACTTTGGACCCCTATATCAAAGAGCGAACTAGAGGGGTAGGAGACGATTTTCTTAGACGATCTTACCCTCTTTAGTTTTCCACACCATGCACACACATGTAACTGTAGGATTTAATTCTCATGCATGCAATGGCCGTAATCCTGCTCAATGCTTCACCTTCCTTGTTTCCTTCTCCTCAAGCAACACGCGCCTGCAGCGAGCTTGAGGGCGCCAAGAAAGATGATAGGGAGAAAGAAACGGATCTAGGCCCACCATATACTTCAACAAGCACCCATTTTGGTATGCCTTCATTTCCTCGTCATTAATGCAGGAGTACTCCACACATTCCTACTTAAGTTGCGCATAACTTTGAATATTGATACCAAGGAGCGAACAAGAGGGTAGCGAGTGATTTTATCACACGATCTTACCCCTCTTCAGGTTGCTACACAACGCACGTGCGTGCACCCATAGGATTTAATTCCAATGCCTGCCACCACCGTAATCCTGCTCGATGCTTcaccttcctttttttccttctctaTGTCCAACACATGCATGTAGTTTGCCTGAGTGCACCAAGGCGGATGAAAGGGAGAAATAGACCATCCTAGGCCTAACCATTTACTTCAGCAACCACACGTTCGAAACTATCGTCTTTTGTTTCCCTGCATTACTGTAGGAGTATTCCCGCCATTCCTATTAGGCCACACATAACTTTGGACGTCGACACCATGGAGCGAACAAGAGTGGCTGTGGCCGATTTTTTTAGACGATCGCTACACGGCACACATGCGTGTACCCATAGTATTTATTTCCAATGCATGCCATCGCCGTAATCCTGCTCGACGCTTCACCTTCCACGTTTCCTTCTCTTCATGCAACACACGCATGTAGTTTGCCTGAGCATACCAAGGCGGATGAAAGGGAGAAATAAAAGATCTTATGCCCGCCGTATACTTTAGCATGCACCCATTCAAAACTATCATGTACTCCCATTGTTCCTAATTAGCCCACATGTAACTTCGGACCCGTATACGAAAGAGCAAATTGGAGGGGTAGCACGCAATTTTCTTAGACGATCTTACCCCTCTTCAGTACGTCACACCACGCACATGCGTGGGCTCATAGGATTTAGTTCTCATGCAAGCAATGGCCGTAATCCCGTTGGACGCTTCACCTTTCTTGTTTTCTTCTCCTCATGCAATACACTTGTGTAGTGAGCCTAAGCGCGCCAAGAAAGATGGAAGGGAGAAAGAAAAGGTGATAGGCCCTCCATATACTTCAACAAGCACCCATGACGTCAGTGGCCGATCTAGGGGTGGGGTGGTGGGAGCCATGGCCCCCACATACAATTTGTATAACTTTTTTTACTAGTGCATTCATATGTATATTCAGTACTTTATTAACCATGTATACGCTTCAGAATTGGTATCGAGGTAAAGAAAACTGTACAGTGAAAATCAGGAAGAGAGTGAAACTAACGCGACTGCTCTAGCTCAGAACAATCCCTGCCTGCCCCCGCAGCGCACGCGGAGCAACACGCATTTGTTCGGCGCCCGCCCCGAGGCAAGGAAACCTCTGCAGTGCCGCAGTCCCGTCGTTCCCCAATCCCGTCCCCGTCAAACGGAATCTAGGACCCCCTCGCCGAGAAGGGAACCGAGCGAACCAAACGAACCAACGCGCATTCTGACCTCCGTCCATCCATCCATCGGGGTCAGCGCGGCGCCGCCGTCCACCAAACCCCAACCCCCATGGAATAAAACCCGCCCGTCGTGCCGCCAGATCCGCACGGGAGTTTCtagggtttttccttttttttactaGTGCATTCATATGTATATTCAAGTAGTATTTTATTAACTATTTGCAATGTGTTTTGACAAAGAAAACTACTATCCTTGTAATGTTGCCCCAAGTTGGTCAAATTCTAGATCCGCCACTGCATGACGCTATCCTCTTTGGTTCCTCGTCATTAATACAGGAGTACTTCCCATGTTCCTAATTAGGTCGCACATAACTTTGGACGTCAATACTAAGGAGCGAACAAGAGGGCAACGACCGATTTTGTCAGACGGTCTTACCCTAGTTGAGATTGctataccccccccccctccccccccccacacacactccCCCGTAACCATACGATTGAATTCACACGCTTGCAATGGCCATAGCCTCGCCCGGCGCTTCACCTTCCCCGTGCAACACGCGCGTGTAGTTCGCCCAAGCGCGCCAAGGGAGATGACGTAAGGGAGAAGCCGTCTCTGCCGCGCCATAAACCGCAACAAACACTAATTTAGAACCATCCTCTTTTGTTTCGTAGGCATTGATGACCCATTGTGAAGGAAACAAATTAGAAAAGACTTAGATGAAAACCTTTTTAGCTTTTGACCCCTTCAAACACTCGTATTTTGTCATCGCCTCGCCGGCAGAATccgtctagctccgccactggacGCAGGAGTAGATGAACGAACCCTGCCAAACGCTGAATACGGCAAACACGTTCTGTAATTCCCAATAGACAGACGTGTTATGTTACACCAGAACAGAAAACGGCTGCTGATCGCTGAATGAAAGCGCCAGCAAAGCAAGGTTTTTCACCCTGCGGGGATGATGACGCAGGACGGGATCGAGCGACGAACACGTAGCCTGGGAGGACGACACGGAGACACGTGGCGCCAGTGACGCTCATCTGCCAGATGGCGATGGTTTCGCCCGCCCACACCCAGCCACGCCGACCCAAAGTGGTGCTTTGTAACACCCGGCACGGCAAGGGTCTCACGCTGGCCAATGACGAGACGATCATCGTGTAAAAAGTCGCCCGCAATCGGCCGGTAATCCACCGGCCGGCACGTGCGCGGCATCACAGAATCCGCTTCCTTGCTTGCTCCGGTCGGTTCACCAGTGCCGCACGGCAGTCCAATCCAAGCGTCCGTTGTGACGACAGACGGACGCCGTGGCAGCAGCAGTCAACACGGAGAGGCCGCTCTGACCTGGACCGACCGATCGCCGGAAACAGCACAGGCAAACGCTGGAGGAGCAGTAAATAAATATTAACCATGTAAGGATAAATGAAACCGTAGGGAGGGGGGAAAATTAGGCAGAGAGTGAAACTGACGCGGCTCAGAACAATCCCCCCCGCAGAGCACGCGGAGCGGCGAGGCCTCTGCGGTGTCGCGATCCCGTCGTCCCCCGGTCCCGTCCCCGTCAAGCGGAATCTAGGACGGACGAGCCAACGCGCATTCCCGGGTGCGGCCGCCCGCCGAACCCCAACCCCCGCGGAATAAAACCCGTGCCGCCAGATCCGCACGGGAGTTTCTAGGGTTTTTCCCTCCCTCCACTCCCACCCAACCCCAGCCCCATTCCTCGCTCGCTGTTCAGCAGCCCGCCCCCCAAACCGGAACAGCCACCCCACACCGCCCGCGCCCATTCCCCCACCGCCGCGATGCGGTCGCGGCGGACACCGCCGGCGGCGGCCCTCGCCGTCCTCGCGCTCCTCGCGGCGTGGGGCGCGGCGACGGCCGACCTCGCGTCCGACGCGCGGGCGCTCGTCGCCTTCCGGGCGGCGGTGGGCCAGCGCGTGGCCTGGAACGTGGCCGACCCCACCACCGTCTGCGCCTGGACGGGGGTCACCTGCGAGGGCGGCCGCGTGGCGGCGCTGCGCCTGCCGGGGGCCGCGCTGGCGGGGGCCGTCCCGGCGGGCTCGCTCGGGAACCTCACCGCGCTGCACACGCTCAGCCTCCGCCTCAACGCGCTCCGCGGGGCCCTCCCCGCCGACCTCGCCGCCATGGCCGCGCTCCGCAGCGTCTTCCTCAACGGGAACCGCCTCTCCGGCGACTTCCCGCCGGCCTTCCTCGCGCTCCCCGCCCTCGTCCACCTCTCGCTCGGCGGGAACGGCCTCTCCGGCGCCATCCCGCCGGCGCTCGCCAACCTCACGCGGCTCAAGACGCTGCTCCTCGAGGAGAACCGCTTCGTCGGCCAGATTCCAGACCTCCCGCTGCCGCAGCTGCGCGACTTCAACGTCTCCTTCAACCGGCTCAACGGATCCATCCCCGCCTCGCTCCGCTCCAGGCCGCGCGCGGCGTTCCTCGGGATGTCGTCCCTCTGCGGCGGGCCCCTGGGCCCTTGCCCTGGCGAggcccctcctcctccggctccggcggggAAGACGCCCTCGCCGACAACACCGGGGACGAACATCCCCAACAGCGGAAACGACGAACGAAATGACAAGAAGGGCAACAGgctctccggcggcgccattgccgGAATCGCCATAGCCTCCGTCGTCGGCGCCGCGTTTCTCCTGTTCCTTCTCATCTGCCTCTGCCGCAGGTCGGGGCGCACCAAGACACGGGCCCTCGAGATGCCGCCTCCGTCTCCATCCCCCGCCGTCATCCCCGGCGGCCGAAAACCCCCGGAGTTGCCCACCGGCGCGGCCGTGGCGCCTATGGCTACCGTGGGCCACCCCAGTGCTCAACAATCGACTTCAGGGAAGAAGCTGGTCTTCTTCGGGTCGGCGGCCGCCGTCCAACCGTTCGACTTGGAGGACCTGCTCCGCGCGTCGGCCGAGGTCCTTGGCAAGGGTGCCATTGGGACGACCTACAAGGCGGTGCTTGAATCCAGCGCTACCGTGGCGGTGAAGCGGCTCAAGGATGTCACCATGTCCGAGCCTGAGTTCCGTGACCGCATTGCGGACATTGGCGAGCTTCAGCACGAGTTCATCGTGCCTCTCCGTGCTTACTACTACAGCAAAGATGAGAAGCTGCTTGTGTACGACTTCATGCCCATGGGGAGCCTTTCTGCAGTCTTGCACGGTGAGAATTTCACATCTCAGTGCCTTCACAGTTTTATGTACTCATACTCTGATCATTATATTATTACTGTTCTGCATATGTTATGCTAGTGCTTGCGAGTATCTTATTTTCGCATTTTTCATCCGTGGCAACGGTAGAGTGGTACTTCATTTTCTCGtaaatgtttgagaaatggattgCAGTTGTCGAGGGGCGATTGTCTTGTACTacatccattcctaaatataagatgttttggctgTTCAAATTGAACCGACCGgatgtcttatatttagaaacagagggtgtAGCTATTACTACATCTGTCATGGCTTGATTATCTCTAGTCTACGTGTGTCTTGTTGAAGGTGACACGTCAAGCTAATTTTGTTGCAGATCTTGTTTATTTGCTTGATATCCTAAGTATTTGGATATTAAGTGTTCTTTATTGGGTATTATTATTAAAATCATATTCTGACTATTCTGGCTGCTATTCCTTGTGGTCTGAGACTATGTTTATGGCTAGGATACTTGTATTGCAGTCAACTGCTCCCTTTCAGGTTTGGGGTTACCAATCTGTTCCAATTTTTCAGAATGTTGAATAGAACTGTTGATTGCTTTTCATAGTCCCATATTCTTTCCTCAATTGTGGTTAAGTCTGTTCTTTGTTTGTTTACTTTAGGTCTATTCTTTGTTTGTATATCTTTGTGTTGATTAGAGGAAACAAAATCTTGGGAAGCTGTTGTAGTTGGTAGAGCAGTAGTTTTTTCATTGATTATGTTTGTATCTTCATTGTGTCACTTGACCATGTAACAGATGAACCTTGAACTCTAATCTCACACGGTGTTGATCATTTTTTGTCACGCAGGGAACAGAGGTTCTGGTCGCACCCCACTTGACTGGACGATAAGATCAAGCATTGCCCTTGCTGCAGCCCGTGGGATCGAGTACATCCACTCTACAAGCTCTTCGACTTCGCACGGCAATATCAAGTCATCCAATATCCTCCTGTCGAAGTCGTATCAAGCACGTGTTTCAGACAATGGCCTTGCCACCCTTGTTGGTTCATCATCGTCTGGACCTTCTCGCGCCAGTGGATACCGTGCTCCAGAGGTTACCGATCCCCGGAGGGTGTCCCAGAAGGCTGATGTGTTCAGCTTTGGTGTTCTCCTGCTCGAGCTGCTCACCGGCAAGGCCCCCAGCCAGGCTGCTCTTAACGACGAGGGCGTCGACCTGCCCAGGTGGGTGCAGTCCGTCGTGCGCTCTGAGTGGACTGCGGAGGTGTTTGACATGGAGCTCCTGAGGAACCAGAGCTCCGAAGAACAGATGATTCAGCTTCTACAACTTGCTATAGACTGCGTTGCCCAGGTCCCAGACGCCCGTCCGACGATGTCCCATGTCGTCGTGCGGATCGAGGAGATCAAGATGTCAGGTGGAAGCACCGAAGAAACTGATCAACAACAGCAGAGCGCCCTGAATCAGGGCGATGAGATGGTCGAGGGCCCCTCCTCGCCGTGATCTCTAATGGCCTGAGAGAAAGGAGCCGGCTGCCTGTCGCTGTAGCCCACATTCATTCCGTTCATAGACTTGACGAATGCTATCTTCTTCTTCGACGGCGGAGCCGGCTGTTTTTTCATCTCTTCCTTTTAGCGAACGTCGGATTTGTCGTCGTCGTCTGTCTTGGTGTTGTTGACTGACTGTGGGTGATTGTGTGGTGGGTGATTGCGTGGTGGTGTTTAGGGATGGAATGCATGCCCGACTGTGCGATTGCTTAATTTGTCTAGCCATTGTTCTAGCTGATTAGGTTGGTTCTTTAGCTGTCCCCATGTAATTACTCAGCCCGATCAAATTGCCTGGAACTCGTTGGCGAAAACCATTTGTCGTGAGTTTACCTGCCTGGTGTCCAGTTCTTGTTGtggctttgtgtgtgtgtgtgggtgtgtgggtcaTGCATGTGCTTTGGATTGGCTCCAGTTGTTGTTGAAAGCTTCCGCGTGGTGTGTCTGTCTCGATCCGGGTCGGGTGGCACGGCTTTCGGCTTTCGGCGGGGCGAGCGGGACTGTTTTGAACTGGCAGGGACAGGGACAGGGACAGGGAGGGAAACTGAATTGAATTTCGCCTGATGCGCATAGCGACTTGCCTGCTCCTCATCATCGCTTCTCATTGTTGATTAACAGTTGGGAGGTACAGCCATGCTGGGATCCATCCATCGATCGAGAGAGCAAAACCAGAGGTTCTGTACACGCTTGATGCTGATTATGATTCAAAGATATCTATTGTGGTTGCTGTCTAGATGACCCAATCTCGACATCTCGGTCGTAGCAGCCGGTACGATTTGTTGGCCCTGGTAGATGGCAAGCGCTCAACGAACAACCATCGTCCCTGGTTGGTTCATCGTGGACGCGACAGCGCTAGGGCCCTAGCAGCGTGCGTGCGTACGTGTCTGTGCTGTGCACGGAACTGACCGATGTCAATGGTTCTGGCAGGCTGGGCCACCTGCAATTTTTGGGCGTGCCccgccggacgacgacgagggagATCCTACTTCTCGCGGGTAAACGACGATGGCGGGTCACATGTTGCCTCCGGAGTCTGGACCCCTGCGCCCATGTGATGAGGATCGATCGGGACCGCCCGCCTGCTCGCTCTGAATCAGTTGCGGAGGGAGGGAGCTGTGCAGGACCATGCTTCAAATCTTGCAGGGCGCGAAATCCTCTTCGTGTCTCCCGCGCGAAAGCCCATCCCATCCCATCTCGTTTTTTTTTAGTAAAAGTCATTGTGAAACAATGGAAACGTAGGGGAGGTCTTTAACTTGACGAGATGCTTGCTTTCAGGATTTCAGATTAAAGGCGACGGTGATGCTCATCTCTACCTCCTTTATGTAGTCTACATTGGCTCCTACCTCAAGAACATTCCCCCGCCATTTTTCTTTAACTAAAGGAACATACGTGCTACTACATTCCAGCAGAGTAGAAAAACAAAACTGTTGTTTCGACCATTGACCTCACAGCAGAGCAATTCTGACACGGGCCAAGAAGGCATTCATTCCTCAGCACGCCTTAGAAAAATACCACCGGGAGCATATCGGCGTCTTCTAGAAAAAACAAGTGCACCGAAAGAATCTCGTAGTACTGCGTACTTGGGACCACCTGCCGATGACGATACGACGCACAGCACCGTCTTAATCACAGTACTTGACCATCTTAATCATCTCCCGGTCGCTGTCGCGTTGGAACTTAGAACCTTCAGAATTGACCAATGGAAAAGTAGAAGAAAAACAGCTGATCGTGAGAGACTTTGACGCCGGGGTTCGGGACTAGACATGTACTGAGGCTCGGGCCACCAAGCTGTCGAGTTCGTTGCCGCCCAAGAGCGACCCTCGGAGTCGTAGGTGAAGCCGAGGGCGACGGCCCCTGACTTTTCCAGCATGCCATAAAAAGAGTCCACCCCCGGGAAACGAATAAATGTGAATTATTGTTGTGTTACGGATAGAGCGGTACTGTTTGGTGGTGACTTTCGGTCTGGATGCGATGGTCTCGCAAAGATGCTGTCGAGTGCCTTCTGGAAAGAAAGGAAAACGATGGAAAGCTGCTGCGAAGACTCAATCAAGTTGTTGAGGTTAGTGATTTTCAGTAGTACTTGCAGTTGCAGTGCTGCACATCCTATCCTAGcgagcagtggcggagccaggattcgaGTATAGGGGAGGCCGAGTACGTATATTGATCGAATCTTGTTGATAATTACTAGTTGCTTCTACTAAAATTGTTGATCGTTGGGGAGGGGCAGGCCCCTGTACGTATTCAGTGTGCAGTTTCCGGACCCCCGTACCCGCCTCTAACATCTGGATGGGCTACCAAGTCAGGCATAAGAGCAATTCCAACATGCCGACGCATTTCATTCGCGCGTGTCCGTTTAGATCGCCGTGGATAGAAAAGTTGGCCCATTGCGCGGATCCAGACGAACGCACGCCCGCTTTTGTCCGCCGGGCGACCCATTTCTGACCCAAATTTGGGCCTTATTTGCGTCGGCGTGGACGCATGCGACGTCCGCCTACTCCTCCCCCTGGCCCGCCAGTCAGTGAGACATAGGCCATTCTGTTCCACCTTAATTGACAGTAAGCCTTCGCCCGCCCcacttcatcgccgccgccgcccaattcCGGTGCCCCTGCCAGCAGTCCGCGCCCACACGCCTCCCCCGCATGCTGCCACCTCCCACGTCgttgccaccaccgccgccgatacaactctacgcatgcttgacgttcgctttacctagaacaagtataaaaccagaagtactttgtaggtgtagttggataggtttgcaagataataaagagcgcataaataaaaactaggggttgtttagataaagaagcaataaagttagtatagcgagtgtgaaaaaggggtggtaggagttatgaaattttccctaagcaattgactactttactagatcgatagcaagttttatgtgggagaggcca from Triticum aestivum cultivar Chinese Spring chromosome 4A, IWGSC CS RefSeq v2.1, whole genome shotgun sequence harbors:
- the LOC123087103 gene encoding probable inactive receptor kinase At1g48480, which gives rise to MRSRRTPPAAALAVLALLAAWGAATADLASDARALVAFRAAVGQRVAWNVADPTTVCAWTGVTCEGGRVAALRLPGAALAGAVPAGSLGNLTALHTLSLRLNALRGALPADLAAMAALRSVFLNGNRLSGDFPPAFLALPALVHLSLGGNGLSGAIPPALANLTRLKTLLLEENRFVGQIPDLPLPQLRDFNVSFNRLNGSIPASLRSRPRAAFLGMSSLCGGPLGPCPGEAPPPPAPAGKTPSPTTPGTNIPNSGNDERNDKKGNRLSGGAIAGIAIASVVGAAFLLFLLICLCRRSGRTKTRALEMPPPSPSPAVIPGGRKPPELPTGAAVAPMATVGHPSAQQSTSGKKLVFFGSAAAVQPFDLEDLLRASAEVLGKGAIGTTYKAVLESSATVAVKRLKDVTMSEPEFRDRIADIGELQHEFIVPLRAYYYSKDEKLLVYDFMPMGSLSAVLHGNRGSGRTPLDWTIRSSIALAAARGIEYIHSTSSSTSHGNIKSSNILLSKSYQARVSDNGLATLVGSSSSGPSRASGYRAPEVTDPRRVSQKADVFSFGVLLLELLTGKAPSQAALNDEGVDLPRWVQSVVRSEWTAEVFDMELLRNQSSEEQMIQLLQLAIDCVAQVPDARPTMSHVVVRIEEIKMSGGSTEETDQQQQSALNQGDEMVEGPSSP